The Microplitis mediator isolate UGA2020A chromosome 4, iyMicMedi2.1, whole genome shotgun sequence nucleotide sequence tttaagcattgTATGCAGCCAGTGCCTCTTCAAGTTTAGATACAATCTTCTGATAGAAGCCAATCTGTTCAATAAGATGGTTTTTAATTGATTGGTTGACATGGACGTCAATCTCAGATTGAAAGTGCGTTTCCTCGGCCATCAAAGCCCGAGCGATGACATCCGTACGGCGCGAAAGCTCACGAAGTTCTTGTGGTTCCATTTTATGCTCTGTGACTAATCGTTCGCAGTCTTTACGTTTCTGCACTGCgctctaattaattaattaaaaaaataaataaatgaataaaacaattaacatATTAATAGTctaattgatatataattagtcgtaattaaattaaatacctTGTGTATGGAAATGACTTCAGGAAAACTGTTGATAACACCGCGATAAATGTGAAATTTGTCGGCAAGAGGCTCCCAATCTAATCGCGGCTGTTCTTCATACAGTCTCCCAATATCATTGTAAACTTCCCCTGTTCGTCTTAGAGCGGTTGTCAAACGTGCACGGCCACTGCAATCCGACTCCAAGGCATGTCCAAGTGATATAAATGATTGTCCTATTTTTTGTAACTCTCTTTTATAGAGATTTTGGTACTTTTTACCCTGGTCCATGGACATGGCCATGAAGTTTTTGACAACTGGATCCAAGCCACTGATGAATCTACTCAGCGagtctatttttatttcaacctTTATCGCATCTACAGCCATATCACTGCATTGAATGgcattgaaataattaactcCCATTAATTCGTCTTTTTCCGCTTGGCGCTTGCCCGCTTTCCATCGTTTTTCATCAGTGCACATGATGAAATGCTGCCAGACGCGGCTTCTAGAGAGAATAGGATGCCGACAAACATAATCAACAAACTCTTGCAGCTGCGTTCGACGATGCTCTATAAATTGTTCGTCATATCTACCCGATATCTGTTTATCAGGCAGCGGTGGTGTTGctataaaacaatattttgcttgTAAACGTTCATGCAACCAGTCAAAATGTTTGTATCTTCTTGACACTTGAATATTATTgaactgtaattttaaaaaaaatattatttgtttgatgacaataattttaatttaattaaattaaataaataaataaattaccgtgGGTGTAAGCTGATaaacaataaaacttttaaggCCTTTTAATTTAGACCCTTTTTTTGGTGATGTGACAACGCACTTATATTCTTCGCCAGTCTGCAGCCAGTAGCATCTTCCGTCTTCAGTTTCCTGGACAAATATTTTCTCATCTTCAGGAATAGGTACGACTTTGGTACCCATTAAAAACCCTTCCTCACTTGACTTAATCAgcgttgaaaatttattattttttttcgtgacatttgaaatacttttttcgGGTAAAGCCGGCAATGAGTGACCAGTAGGCGgggaaatataattatttgaaataggTCCAGCACTTATGTCatctaaatttgaatattgcTGTGGCTGCTGCTGTGGTTGATTACTTGGATTGTAGGCTGGAGTTTGACCGACTTCTGAGTCATCATCCCAATCATCGTCCCAATAGTCACCGGAACTTTGCTGTACTGATGATATTGATGACACTGTCGCTGATGAGGTTGCTGCTGCTGGTGTATCTACAACCTGGACATAAGCTGCCGGAAATAGTCCTGACTGTCCCAAGCTATTGAAGCCTTCACACCAACCATCTCCAACATTGTCACGAGTTACTGTCAATAATTCACCAGCGTTTATTGATAACTCAGCAGTACCAGGTTCTCCAGAAAAATCATACACTGCTCTAacctgaaatatttaaatttttaaatttaaacctcagtcacatttttaaaaactccaaaatatataaagtgaATAAACCATACCTGTTTGTTctccattattaatttattataaaatatatataacaatcatttaattgtcttaaattatatttcttcTTATTAACTCCGATATATCATACACTTACTATCTGAtgactaaattataatttaaaaacatcaCAAAGAAACAGAaacaattttctttattaaatatataacctcatgagtttaaaaatatattaatttaacaaagaaaggaataattatatacaatttactGTGTAcactaattataaatattaataaaatttacaattataaataataagtcttttgtatataagtaaatatactgcgttaatataatttataatatgcaATATAAATTGACACGTACTTATTTACACACACTAAAAATTTACTCACTGCTTTGCCACTGTATATtatactgtatatatatatacatatatatattaagttaTCATTACTCGAGTACCACCACGTTTAAGTCTCCATGGGTGGGTGGTATTGGGTATTGCTCATACACAGCtggatgaatttttatgaataagcGAAAGCAAaagcaaaatataaaatataacctAAACCTAACACACAACTCAGCTGACACGAGTTactctcatatatttatatattttctgtaCGTTGTAAATACATGTGtagtatatttatacattaaagcttatcaataataataaaaaaaaatagattgttttaaatttttccagtTATGATGACTGCTCGTTCTtgttatttaatgaatttatttaaaaataaatatttatgtactgcaattaaaaatagtagacACTGTAGTACTCAAGAAGTTAAAGTAAAAGAAGTCAAACAAAGTATTCTTCAAAATTggggtaatttttttatttgtttatttactttgattattaattattgataatacgccagaaatctaaaaaaaattttaagtttttataaaaataatacttagaataatttaaaagtctacagattcaaatttttatatgagtgAATGTAGCAGGCATCAGacaattcttaaattttaaataaataagtgaattaattaaaataatgaagtttaaaaaaatgcgtgaactaatttttcattgatctaattgggaattttttaattttattctacttaaattttacttatttatttatttactcaaaaatttaaaaaattcccacttgtcagttacattcacactcatttatttatttactttaattattaattactgattttataaaataattcaaaagtctacagattaaaatttttatgatcttgaaattgacaatcaaaaattttcggatttttttttcaacaaatcaattaccaaaaaaataaaaatatgcacatgtagaaaattcaaaaaactgtaggtgatattttttcaaatattttttataatttatcgttttaaaaaaaaattattagtcggttaacttcagtatcataaatttttacattaatattttatttatttaattgataataaaaaaatttgtctactATTTCAACTTTTGtgttaaaatatcaattacacgtttgttaattttttatactttaggAAAATACTGGAAAAATCTTTATCAAGATTACAAAGATGTGGCGATTGACCTTAAGAAAGATTGTAAAGAACGACCAATACGtgctctattttatttttcatgtaagaataataactaattaccattttattaattaattaattaaataagtaaattatttaactttatttttaaattggctATTCTGCTTGCAGTGATTGGCAGCGGTTACTATTTTTATCGTGTTAACCCAGATGAAATATCGTTCAGAGAAGCACTGATGGAAAACACAGCGCGTTTGATGTTCGTAGCTGAAAGAATGCGTAACCCAGTGTCTGCTGAACATGTGTCACATATGAAAGAATGTTTAAATGAACAGATTGTCAGGAGATTAAGTTTAGGCGTAGTGTCATTTATTTGGCTGGACAATTACTCTGATTTATGTAAGCAATATAAAGTTACTTGCACGTATTTGAAGCCAAGACTTGTTGATTTCCATCACCGGATTGCTGATGTCGGTTTTCTCGGCAAGTGGTGgatattagaaaataaaatgcaagattatgatattaataataatgaaatttagtataaaatatagtaaatttgttttatttttttattatattgcaaatttagttttaaaatctacagtagttttaatataattctaaaataaaagttataaaattattaattcatatcattaataaaaatattaatggtaATGAGTgataaagtttattaattatcacgAGCGTAGACAATCGCTGTACGGCATGGAATATAAACAAGGATTCTGTGCGGACGATCGGCGTAAGGCTCAGGCTTCGAAAAATGTTTAACGGAATTGTCGACCCTCGATTCACCTCCAAATTGTTTGTCATCGCTGTTTAGTACGACTTTGTATGTCCCTGCTTGAGGAACTCCGATCGTATAATCGGGAAATGATTTTGTCGGATGGAAATTAAAAGCAAATACGACACCTGCACGGTCAAATACTATCACTTTATCATCTTCGTGTTTCCAGCTCACATAagcctacaaaaaaaaaataaataatgaatacaaaaaaaatgataataaataataaaatatttatagtaaattaattacaggATTATCTTGTAACCAGCCGtatttttcttcaagtaaATTCATCTCACGGTCCCAGttgttcataaatttatatttaagtgattCATCATCGACCAGGTGCCACTGTCGTCTTGCATAATGGAAACTACTGTTATTACCAGCGCGAGGGAAGTCAAGCCACTCGGGATGTCCAAATtcatttccaataaaattaagATACGCTTCACCACCAAGCCCATGCGTGATAAGTCTTATTAAATTGTGCAAAGCAATTCCACGTGTGATGATGGGATTCGGCGGACTCATCACACTCATCGACGTGTACATTTCTTTATCCATAAGCCAAAAGGCTATCGTCTTATCACCGACTAATGCCTGGTCATGTGATTCGCAGTAGGCAACAGTTTTTTCCATCCATCGTCGGTTAATTAATACCCAGCACAAATCATTCATATTCCAATCTTCATCTTTGCAatgttttaaaagttttatccATTTATCTGGTATTGCCATACCCAGTCGATAGTCAAAACCAATGCCCCCTTCTTCAACTGGCCtattagtatttaataattaacttaataatatttatacatattttattacattgaTTGTCTATATGTTTAAATTACCTGCACATTCCTGGCATTCCACTCACGTCTTCCGCAATAGTAATTATCTCTGGATATATTTCATGCAGCATATGATTAGCGAGCATTAAATATACAATACCCTCGACgtcaacatttaaattaaaatattcattgtaATCGCCGCTGAAACCCTGCCCGGCACCTCGAGAATGATAAAGCATTGATGTCACACCATCAAACCTACAAttaccatttttatttatcattaatacaATTGCACACATATAATACGCTCGTAGATTTTTAAAGGAGAGACGAAGAATTTAAATGATCACCTGAAACCATCGAAACGATACTCTTCCATGTACCATCGCAAGTTTGACATTAAAAACTTTAGGACATCATAGTTGCCGTAATTAAACAGTCTGCTGTCCCAGAGTGGATGGTCACCACGTGATCCAGAGTGAAAGAAACAAGAGTCGGTACCATCGAACATATTCAAACCATCAAGAGTATTTTTCGAAGCGTGAGAATGGACTAAATCCAGCATAACGTAAATTCCATTTTTGTGAGCGACGTCTATCAGTTCTTTGAGCTCGTCCGGTGTTCCATAGCGTGATGATACAGCATAGAATGATGTTacctttattataaataattaattaatttaatctatTTACCATATAGTCGGGCCTCGTTAAAAGAACGTCAATTTTGTCGTTCTTttcctttaattaattatgtgaaGCCACGAAATCGTAAATGTTCTTgaggaaaataaattacttaatttataatctatatgtatgtacatttTATCTCGATTTTAGTCGTACTGTTCGTAGTCTTATAGCGAGGTTTCGGCGCGAAATTTCCATTGAGTTGGTGGGAAAGTGTCCCAaacgagttttaaaaaattgaggaGAAGAGTCTCATAACGCGTAGTCTTATAACAAGGTCGGActgtatatattttgataacacgacaagtaatttttacctggtaaccaaataaattaatacttgaaACAAT carries:
- the LOC130666823 gene encoding sorting nexin-18 encodes the protein MENKQVRAVYDFSGEPGTAELSINAGELLTVTRDNVGDGWCEGFNSLGQSGLFPAAYVQVVDTPAAATSSATVSSISSVQQSSGDYWDDDWDDDSEVGQTPAYNPSNQPQQQPQQYSNLDDISAGPISNNYISPPTGHSLPALPEKSISNVTKKNNKFSTLIKSSEEGFLMGTKVVPIPEDEKIFVQETEDGRCYWLQTGEEYKCVVTSPKKGSKLKGLKSFIVYQLTPTFNNIQVSRRYKHFDWLHERLQAKYCFIATPPLPDKQISGRYDEQFIEHRRTQLQEFVDYVCRHPILSRSRVWQHFIMCTDEKRWKAGKRQAEKDELMGVNYFNAIQCSDMAVDAIKVEIKIDSLSRFISGLDPVVKNFMAMSMDQGKKYQNLYKRELQKIGQSFISLGHALESDCSGRARLTTALRRTGEVYNDIGRLYEEQPRLDWEPLADKFHIYRGVINSFPEVISIHKSAVQKRKDCERLVTEHKMEPQELRELSRRTDVIARALMAEETHFQSEIDVHVNQSIKNHLIEQIGFYQKIVSKLEEALAAYNA
- the LOC130666841 gene encoding mitochondrial import inner membrane translocase subunit Tim29; this translates as MMTARSCYLMNLFKNKYLCTAIKNSRHCSTQEVKVKEVKQSILQNWGKYWKNLYQDYKDVAIDLKKDCKERPIRALFYFSLIGSGYYFYRVNPDEISFREALMENTARLMFVAERMRNPVSAEHVSHMKECLNEQIVRRLSLGVVSFIWLDNYSDLCKQYKVTCTYLKPRLVDFHHRIADVGFLGKWWILENKMQDYDINNNEI
- the LOC130666817 gene encoding 1,4-alpha-glucan-branching enzyme isoform X2; translation: MGGTWSSMDPMKIEVPAIDKLLERDPYLNLHEHDIRRRYGIFKDYLEKINKGDGSLDKFSRAYENFGVIIDKNNGVVAREWAPSAHKLYLTGDFNNWNKTSTPFTKLEYGKWELRLPANEDGSCPLKHLSEIKIIVENDRGEIFERLSPWATYVTSPENQVTEGTTYKQRVYHPDADKVYKWQYTKPEKPKSLRIYECHVGIATNELRVGTYLEFAKNIIPRIVRQGYNAIQLMAIMEHAYYASFGYQVTSFYAVSSRYGTPDELKELIDVAHKNGIYVMLDLVHSHASKNTLDGLNMFDGTDSCFFHSGSRGDHPLWDSRLFNYGNYDVLKFLMSNLRWYMEEYRFDGFRFDGVTSMLYHSRGAGQGFSGDYNEYFNLNVDVEGIVYLMLANHMLHEIYPEIITIAEDVSGMPGMCRPVEEGGIGFDYRLGMAIPDKWIKLLKHCKDEDWNMNDLCWVLINRRWMEKTVAYCESHDQALVGDKTIAFWLMDKEMYTSMSVMSPPNPIITRGIALHNLIRLITHGLGGEAYLNFIGNEFGHPEWLDFPRAGNNSSFHYARRQWHLVDDESLKYKFMNNWDREMNLLEEKYGWLQDNPAYVSWKHEDDKVIVFDRAGVVFAFNFHPTKSFPDYTIGVPQAGTYKVVLNSDDKQFGGESRVDNSVKHFSKPEPYADRPHRILVYIPCRTAIVYARDN
- the LOC130666817 gene encoding 1,4-alpha-glucan-branching enzyme isoform X1, producing the protein MDPMKIEVPAIDKLLERDPYLNLHEHDIRRRYGIFKDYLEKINKGDGSLDKFSRAYENFGVIIDKNNGVVAREWAPSAHKLYLTGDFNNWNKTSTPFTKLEYGKWELRLPANEDGSCPLKHLSEIKIIVENDRGEIFERLSPWATYVTSPENQVTEGTTYKQRVYHPDADKVYKWQYTKPEKPKSLRIYECHVGIATNELRVGTYLEFAKNIIPRIVRQGYNAIQLMAIMEHAYYASFGYQVTSFYAVSSRYGTPDELKELIDVAHKNGIYVMLDLVHSHASKNTLDGLNMFDGTDSCFFHSGSRGDHPLWDSRLFNYGNYDVLKFLMSNLRWYMEEYRFDGFRFDGVTSMLYHSRGAGQGFSGDYNEYFNLNVDVEGIVYLMLANHMLHEIYPEIITIAEDVSGMPGMCRPVEEGGIGFDYRLGMAIPDKWIKLLKHCKDEDWNMNDLCWVLINRRWMEKTVAYCESHDQALVGDKTIAFWLMDKEMYTSMSVMSPPNPIITRGIALHNLIRLITHGLGGEAYLNFIGNEFGHPEWLDFPRAGNNSSFHYARRQWHLVDDESLKYKFMNNWDREMNLLEEKYGWLQDNPAYVSWKHEDDKVIVFDRAGVVFAFNFHPTKSFPDYTIGVPQAGTYKVVLNSDDKQFGGESRVDNSVKHFSKPEPYADRPHRILVYIPCRTAIVYARDN